Proteins from one Acidiphilium multivorum AIU301 genomic window:
- a CDS encoding YiiX/YebB-like N1pC/P60 family cysteine hydrolase produces MNRVAGWIGTRLARFLSAPTHGHAIAPATDIGQLVACLQPADVVLVEGHSRFSIAIKYLTQSTWSHVALYVGLRRRLPDTPPEPCFIEADVVEGVRMVGLEAFRDYHLRICRAVGLSESERQRVIDFALSRRGARYDLRNVFDLLRYMIPTPPVPVHLRRRLIAFGAGDPTRAICSTLVAQAFQSVLYPILPMIGPNDSHAHDCDICVAEILRVRDHQLFVPRDFDVSPYFEVVKPSLVGNPGAIEAARDALRGPDGTGRRLWR; encoded by the coding sequence ATGAACCGCGTTGCCGGCTGGATCGGTACCCGGCTTGCACGCTTTCTGTCCGCTCCCACGCACGGCCACGCCATCGCCCCGGCAACGGATATCGGCCAGCTTGTTGCCTGTCTCCAACCCGCCGACGTGGTGCTGGTAGAGGGTCACAGCCGGTTCAGCATCGCCATCAAGTATCTGACCCAGTCCACCTGGTCGCACGTCGCGCTTTATGTCGGCCTGCGGCGGCGCCTGCCGGATACGCCTCCCGAACCGTGCTTTATCGAAGCCGATGTGGTCGAGGGCGTGCGGATGGTGGGGCTCGAAGCATTCAGAGATTATCATCTGCGCATCTGCCGCGCGGTCGGCCTGTCGGAAAGCGAACGACAGCGCGTGATCGATTTCGCACTATCCCGCCGCGGCGCCCGCTACGATCTGCGGAACGTATTCGATCTTCTACGCTACATGATCCCGACCCCGCCGGTGCCGGTGCATCTGCGCCGCCGCCTCATCGCCTTCGGCGCCGGTGACCCCACGCGCGCGATCTGCTCGACACTCGTCGCACAGGCCTTCCAGTCGGTACTTTATCCGATCCTGCCGATGATCGGCCCAAACGACTCGCACGCACATGATTGCGATATCTGCGTCGCCGAAATTCTCCGCGTGCGCGATCATCAACTCTTCGTGCCACGCGACTTCGATGTCTCGCCCTATTTCGAGGTGGTGAAGCCCTCGCTCGTCGGCAACCCCGGCGCGATCGAGGCGGCGCGCGACGCACTCCGCGGGCCGGATGGCACCGGCCGCCGCCTCTGGCGTTAG
- the cueR gene encoding Cu(I)-responsive transcriptional regulator — translation MTRTEITIGEAAARSGVSAKMIRHYERIGLITPPLRGEANNYRFYDERLVHELRFIHRARDLGFAIVDIRALLSLWRDRNRPSRDVKAIAVAHIAELEAKAAALHSMSAELRRLVESCHGSDRPDCPILEELANPGS, via the coding sequence ATGACCCGGACGGAGATCACGATCGGCGAGGCCGCGGCGCGGAGCGGCGTTTCGGCCAAGATGATCCGCCATTACGAACGGATCGGCCTGATCACGCCGCCGCTGCGCGGCGAAGCCAACAATTACCGTTTTTACGATGAGCGGTTGGTGCACGAGTTGCGCTTCATTCACCGCGCCCGTGACCTCGGCTTTGCCATCGTCGATATCCGGGCATTGCTTTCGCTCTGGCGCGACCGTAACCGCCCCTCTCGCGACGTGAAGGCCATCGCCGTTGCCCATATCGCCGAACTCGAGGCGAAAGCAGCGGCGCTACATTCCATGAGCGCGGAGCTGAGGCGCCTCGTTGAAAGCTGCCATGGCAGTGACAGGCCGGACTGCCCCATTCTCGAAGAACTGGCAAACCCCGGAAGTTGA
- a CDS encoding efflux RND transporter permease subunit encodes MKNLTTLFIRRPVLSIVVSAAILVLGLRALAGLPVLEYPKTENATITITTTYPGADPNTIAGFVTTPIEHAIAQVNGIDYMTSQSQTSTSTIKVFLILNYNPDKALTEIQAQIQSVLNQLPSGTQQPQLKLQVGQQLDAMYIGFKSNVLSPNQITDYLTRVVQPQLQSVPGVQTAEILGAQNFAMRIWLEPAKLAAYGLTATNVYDALAGNDFISALGNTKGTMTQDTLTASTSLHSAAAFRRLIVKQSGGAIVRLGDVARVKLGSDSYDAEVAFDGKPGVYIGIQVAPAANLLSVISGVEKRFPEIQKQLPAGLDGAIVYNSAAFVNASIHEVVAALIEALLIVVLVVFAFLGTPRSVFIPVIAIPLSLIGTFAAMLMLGFSINLLTLLALVLAIGLVVDDAIIVVENVNRHLDNGETKLHAAINAAAELANPIIAMTVVLAAVYVPIGFQSGLTGALFTEFAFTLVSAVTVSAIIALTLSPMLSSRLLHHIPRDGTDWEARLVHFIDKLFNTVHRRYMRMLRSSLRTLPVTLVFGAIVLGSIYFLAAGAKSELAPQEDQGVVILSSTSAPNATLQQKLLWDRELNRLMMSHKSVGHTFQFETPTFAIAGMVLKPWTERTKSATALQNEIQKQAAEGVAGQQIVAFQPPPLPGSQGLPVQFVIKTTDPFSALNGVAQKVLAGALKTGKFIFLQSDLKIDQPQATVVINRAKAATLGLDMSQVGAAMAQALGGLYVNYFSLDNRSYKVIPQVTQASRLNVSQLLDYPVANINGVPIPLGAIATIRNEVIPESVNHFQQLNAATIQGVAAPGVSTGEAVKVLQQIAAKDLPSGYEVDYGGPMRQFIQQQGGFVATFGFAVIVIFLALAALFNSFRDPLIILVSVPMAIVGALIFIYLGFGLSLNIYTEVGLVTLMGLISKHGILIVEVANEAQLAGMTKREAIEHAVGIRLRPILMTTAAMVLGVLPLIIASGAGAAARFNMGMVIAAGLSIGTLFTLFVLPAVYMVVGQKHRTEDEVSHG; translated from the coding sequence ATGAAAAATCTCACGACCCTATTCATCCGGCGGCCTGTGCTGTCGATCGTGGTCAGCGCCGCGATCCTCGTGCTCGGTCTGCGCGCGCTCGCCGGGCTTCCTGTCCTCGAATATCCGAAGACAGAGAACGCGACGATCACGATCACCACCACCTATCCGGGCGCCGACCCGAACACCATTGCCGGCTTCGTGACGACGCCGATCGAACATGCGATCGCACAGGTCAACGGCATCGACTACATGACCTCGCAGAGCCAGACCTCGACCAGCACGATCAAGGTCTTCCTCATCCTCAACTACAATCCGGACAAGGCGCTGACCGAGATCCAGGCTCAGATCCAGTCGGTTTTGAACCAGTTGCCGTCGGGCACACAGCAACCCCAGCTCAAGCTGCAGGTCGGCCAGCAGCTCGATGCCATGTATATCGGCTTCAAGAGCAACGTCCTGTCACCGAACCAGATCACGGACTATCTCACCCGCGTCGTGCAGCCGCAGTTGCAGTCGGTGCCGGGAGTGCAGACGGCGGAGATTCTTGGCGCGCAGAACTTTGCGATGCGGATCTGGCTGGAGCCCGCGAAGCTCGCGGCCTATGGCCTGACCGCGACCAATGTCTACGACGCGCTTGCCGGCAACGATTTTATCAGCGCGCTTGGCAACACCAAGGGCACGATGACCCAGGATACGCTGACGGCATCGACCTCGCTGCACAGCGCCGCCGCGTTCCGCCGTCTGATCGTCAAGCAGTCGGGTGGCGCAATCGTGCGGCTCGGCGATGTGGCGCGGGTGAAGCTCGGCTCCGACAGCTATGATGCCGAAGTCGCCTTCGACGGCAAGCCGGGTGTCTATATCGGCATCCAGGTCGCACCCGCCGCCAACCTGCTCTCGGTAATCAGCGGCGTCGAGAAGCGCTTCCCGGAAATCCAGAAGCAGTTGCCGGCAGGGCTCGACGGCGCGATTGTCTACAACTCGGCGGCCTTCGTGAACGCCTCGATCCATGAGGTGGTCGCGGCACTGATCGAGGCTCTACTGATTGTCGTGCTCGTGGTTTTCGCCTTCCTTGGCACGCCGCGATCGGTGTTTATCCCCGTGATCGCGATCCCGCTTTCGCTGATCGGCACATTCGCGGCAATGCTGATGCTCGGCTTCTCGATCAATCTGCTGACGCTGCTGGCCCTCGTGCTGGCAATCGGCCTCGTGGTGGACGATGCGATCATCGTTGTCGAGAACGTCAACCGCCATCTCGACAACGGCGAAACGAAACTGCACGCCGCGATCAACGCCGCCGCCGAACTCGCCAATCCGATCATTGCGATGACCGTCGTTCTCGCCGCGGTCTATGTGCCGATCGGCTTCCAGTCCGGTCTGACCGGCGCCCTGTTCACCGAGTTCGCCTTTACCCTGGTCTCGGCGGTGACGGTGTCGGCGATCATCGCGCTCACCCTCTCGCCGATGCTCTCCTCCCGCCTGCTGCATCACATTCCGCGCGACGGCACCGACTGGGAAGCCCGCCTCGTTCACTTCATCGACAAACTCTTCAACACGGTGCATCGGCGCTACATGCGGATGCTTCGCAGCAGTCTGCGCACCCTGCCGGTCACGCTCGTCTTCGGCGCCATCGTGCTCGGCAGCATCTATTTCCTCGCCGCCGGGGCGAAGAGCGAACTCGCGCCGCAGGAAGACCAGGGCGTGGTGATCCTCTCCTCGACCTCGGCGCCGAACGCCACCCTCCAGCAGAAGCTGCTCTGGGACCGGGAGTTGAACCGGCTGATGATGTCGCACAAGTCGGTCGGCCATACCTTCCAGTTCGAAACGCCGACCTTCGCGATCGCCGGCATGGTCCTCAAACCCTGGACGGAACGGACGAAGTCGGCAACTGCATTGCAGAACGAAATCCAGAAGCAGGCGGCAGAGGGTGTCGCCGGCCAACAGATTGTCGCATTCCAGCCCCCACCGCTTCCTGGCTCGCAGGGTCTGCCGGTGCAGTTCGTGATCAAGACGACCGATCCGTTCAGCGCCCTCAACGGCGTGGCGCAGAAAGTGCTGGCCGGAGCGCTGAAAACCGGCAAGTTCATCTTCCTGCAAAGCGACCTGAAGATCGATCAACCGCAGGCCACCGTCGTGATCAACCGTGCCAAGGCGGCCACTCTCGGGCTCGACATGAGTCAGGTTGGCGCCGCGATGGCACAGGCGCTTGGCGGGCTTTACGTGAATTATTTCAGCCTCGACAACCGCTCTTACAAGGTGATCCCGCAGGTCACCCAGGCAAGCCGGCTGAACGTGTCACAGTTGCTCGACTATCCGGTCGCCAACATCAACGGCGTCCCGATCCCGCTTGGCGCGATCGCAACCATCCGCAATGAGGTCATCCCGGAATCCGTCAACCACTTTCAGCAGTTGAACGCCGCAACGATCCAGGGTGTCGCAGCGCCGGGCGTCTCCACCGGCGAGGCGGTGAAGGTACTGCAGCAGATCGCGGCGAAGGATCTTCCGAGCGGGTACGAGGTGGATTACGGCGGCCCGATGCGTCAGTTCATCCAGCAACAGGGCGGCTTCGTCGCGACATTCGGCTTCGCGGTGATCGTGATTTTCCTTGCGCTCGCGGCACTGTTCAATTCGTTCCGCGATCCGCTCATCATTCTGGTTTCGGTGCCGATGGCCATCGTCGGCGCGTTGATCTTTATCTATCTCGGCTTCGGGCTCAGCCTGAACATCTATACCGAGGTGGGTCTGGTCACGCTGATGGGACTGATCAGCAAGCACGGCATCCTGATCGTCGAGGTCGCGAACGAAGCGCAACTCGCCGGCATGACCAAGCGCGAGGCGATCGAGCACGCGGTCGGCATCCGGCTGCGGCCGATCCTGATGACCACGGCAGCCATGGTGCTGGGCGTACTGCCGCTGATCATCGCCAGCGGCGCCGGCGCGGCCGCCCGGTTCAACATGGGCATGGTGATCGCCGCAGGCCTTTCGATAGGCACACTTTTCACGTTGTTCGTGCTGCCCGCGGTTTATATGGTGGTAGGTCAGAAGCATCGTACGGAGGATGAGGTCAGCCATGGCTGA